A genomic region of Colletotrichum destructivum chromosome 1, complete sequence contains the following coding sequences:
- a CDS encoding Putative glycosyl hydrolase, family 13, catalytic domain, alpha-amylase, thermostable — translation MTKTSVAPLQPTEAQPQPLPRARSLRRHRSERNLNPVQLQAFEWNLPADHKHWRRLRQALPALKSVGVNSLWLPPGSKAKCPESNGYDIYDAWDLGEFNQKGSVPTKWGTKAELVSLAADAEKNSIGLVWDAIHNHRAYADSTEMVKVVEVDPSDRRIDITDPYEIEAWTKFDYEARGGKYSKFKYNKSHFNGTDWNQINSKRAIYRYVEDGKNWHRDVGTSQGNADYLMLENLDYTNPDVVREQHQWGRWIVDELSLRGFRVDAVQHISWNFINEWSKLLRKRNRHDLMFIGEFWHGDVRVLTQWLDHMHSFFSLYDVPLMYHIARLSWHDDTDLREVFKNTLVEQRPDNAVTFIRNHDTQKGQAMDTSICKEFMPLAYSLLLLRREGHPCVFFGDLYGIGFPHPEAPIEGLPNLLLARKLYAHGKQEDYFERRDCIGWVRRGNDERPDGLAFVMSWSKAEDPDTRLCMEVGHSHAGEVWTDVLGLESEPVTIDENGLGLFRCGRNSMACFVRSDAKGRKKFPVKFNADFQSLVE, via the exons atGACAAAAACCAGTGTCGCGCCCCTTCAGCCCACCGAGGCCCAACCTCAGCCTCTGCCTCGGGCTAGGTCTCTCCGTCGCCACCGCAGTGAGAGGAACCTCAACCCGGTTCAGCTCCAGGCCTTCGAATGGAACCTGCCTGCGGATCACAAGCACTGGAGACGGCTTCGCCAGGCACTACCCGCACTCAAGTCCGTCGGCGTCAACAGTCTGTGGCTGCCCCCCGGCAGCAAGGCCAAGTGCCCCGAGAGCAACGGCTATGACATCTACGACGCCTGGGATCTGGGAGAGTTCAACCAGAAGGGGTCCGTCCCCACCAAATGGGGCACCAAGGCAGAATTGGTGTCTCTGGCGGCGGACGCGGAGAAGAACAGCATCGGCCTTGTCTGGGACGCGATCCACAACCACCGCGCCTATGCGGACAGCACCGAGATGGTCAAGGTCGTAGAGGTGGATCCTTCAG ATAGGCGGATAGACATCACAGACCCCTACGAGATAGAGGCGTGGACCAAGTTCGACTACGAAGCTAGAGGGGGCAAGTACAGCAAGTTCAAGTACAACAAGTCGCACTTCAACGGCACGGACTGGAACCAGATCAACAGCAAGAGGGCCATCTACAGGtacgtcgaggacggcaagaacTGGCACCGCGATGTCGGCACGAGCCAGGGCAACGCCGACTACCTCATgctcgagaacctcgactACACCAACCCGGACGTCGTGCGGGAGCAGCACCAGTGGGGCCGCTggatcgtcgacgagctcagCCTACGCGGGttccgcgtcgacgccgtccagcacATCTCGTGGAACTTCATCAACGAGTGGTCCAAGCTGCTCCGCAAGAGAAACCGCCACGACCTCATGTTCATCGGCGAGTTCTGGCACGGCGACGTTCGCGTCCTGACCCAGTGGCTGGACCACATGCACTCCTTCTTCAGCCTCTACGACGTCCCGCTCATGTACCACATCGCGAGGCTCTCGTGGCACGACGACACGGACCTGAGGGAGGTTTTCAAGAACACCCTCGTGGAACAGCGGCCCGACAACGCCGTG ACTTTTATCCGAAACCACGACACTCAGAAAGGCCAGGCCATGGACACGTCCATCTGCAAGGAGTTCATGCCCCTCGCCTacagcctcctcctcctccggcggGAAGGCCACCCGTGCGTCTTCTTCGGTGACCTCTACGGCATCGGCTTCCCCCACCCCGAGGCCCCCATCGAGGGCCTGCCCAACCTCCTGTTGGCGAGAAAGCTCTACGCGCACGGCAAGCAGGAGGACTACTTTGAGCGGCGCGACTGCATCGGCTGGGTCAGGCGCGGCAACGACGAGAGgcccgacggcctcgccttcGTCATGAGCTGGtccaaggccgaggacccGGACACCCGGCTCTGCATGGAGGTCGGCCACAGtcacgccggcgaggtctGGACCGACGTACTCGGCCTGGAGTCCGAGCCCGTCACCATCGACGAgaacggcctcggcctcttccgcTGCGGACGGAACAGCATGGCGTGCTTCGTCAGGAGCGACGCCaaagggaggaagaagtTCCCCGTGAAGTTTAACGCCGACTTCCAGAGTCTAGTGGAATAG
- a CDS encoding Putative ER-bound oxygenase mpaB/mpaB'/Rubber oxygenase, catalytic domain-containing protein, whose product MSYFAVVAVIVSYLLLVRALRYRRRDEISRRYPQYQTREEMASMSISEAASVLKELGSREFPTTFYTSVSFALFKTYGIPTISKLLVATSQLSGDTTASKRRTDTGVLMSEIIWNTPDSRRNIDAIARINFLHSRWRQAGKISNDDMLFTLGLFVLEPIRWTALYEWRDLTMFEKNAMAIFWRDLGNEMGISYECLVPYMRENKDALAWVEALQKWCSKYQEHHMVYAVSNTKLAHANVKLLLMDFPRFTQNFVLRQLRCLMEPRLRQSMGYEDPSRLDSYIFENLVAIRRAVLKHLSLPRPKWWTYPMILDADKKTGRFYVPTYLAHPYYVKPSFYSRWGPSALYTRLVGGYLPGDQGSKFHPEGYTIPEVGPESQRCKGQEYMCLERQRIEKSRGCPMAFQA is encoded by the exons ATGTCTTATTTCGCAGTAGTTGCTGTCATTGTCTCATATTTGCTCCTCGTGCGAGCGCTGCGGtatcgtcgtcgagatgaaATCTCGCGCAGGTATCCCCAGTACCAAACGCGAGAGGAAATGGCGTCTATGTCAATATCAGAAGCCGCTTCGGTCTTGAAGGAGCTTGGAAGCAGAGAGTTCCCAACGACATTTTACACCTCGGTGTCCTTTGCCCTGTTCAAG ACGTATGGCATTCCAACGATTTCCAAATTGCTAGTAGCCACAAGCCAGCTTTCGGGGGACACCACGGCGTCGAAACGTCGAACGGACACCGGGGTACTAATGTCGGAAATCATCTGGAATACGCCGGACTCCAGAAGAAACATCGACGCAATTGCCCGTATCAACTTCCTCCACAGTCGTTGGAGACAAGCCGGCAAGATCTCCAACGACGACATGCTCTTCaccctcggcctcttcgtcctcgagccCATACGTTGGACGGCGTTGTACGAGTGGAGAGACCTTACCatgttcgagaagaacgccatggccatcttctGGAGAGACCTGGGCAACGAAATGGGAATCTCGTATGAGTGCCTGGTGCCCTACATGCGCGAAAACAAGGACGCTCTGGCCTGGGTTGAAGCACTCCAGAAGTGGTGCTCGAAGTATCAAGAGCACCACATGGTGTACGCCGTCTCCAACACAAAGCTCGCCCACGCGAACGTTAAGCTGCTTCTCATGGATTTTCCGAGGTTCACACAGAACTTTGTGCTCAGACAACTGCGCTGCCTGATGGAACCCCGGCTTCGACAATCGATGGG ATACGAAGACCCGAGCAGGCTCGATTCCTACATTTTTGAGAACCTAGTCGCCATCCGTCGAGCCGTACTCAAGCACCTTTCTCTTCCCAGGCCGAAATGGTGGACGTACCCAATGATCCTGGATGCCGACAAGAAAACAGGAAGATTCTACGTCCCGACTTACCTCGCGCATCCGTACTACGTCAAACCAAGCTTCTACTCGCGATGGGGACCCTCTGCTCTCTACACTCGACTTGTCGGAGGGTACCTCCCGGGAGATCAAGGCTCGAAATTCCACCCCGAAGGTTACACAATTCCCGAGGTTGGTCCCGAGTCTCAGAGGTGCAAGGGCCAGGAGTACATGTGCCTTGAACGGCAAAGAATCGAGAAATCCAGAGGTTGCCCTATGGCATTCCAGGCTTAA
- a CDS encoding Putative major facilitator, sugar transporter, major facilitator superfamily, protein MHGVTLAPKISGKHNPDSQNEAHVENLANALPGLNEKDATAVAQAGAWEIDAFIEGMERELEAAGGLKTGFFQLEFSKTKYFTWLIVAFASMGGLLSGLDQSLISGANLFLPADLGLTVKQNSLVNSAMPLGAVGGAIILSPCNEYFGRKMSIIISCILYTIGGALCAGAQNFGMIVSARVILGMGVGLEGGTVPVYVAETAERRIRGNVVSLYQLNIALGEVLGYAVAAIFIHVPGNWRWILGSSLLFSTIMLIGMLFLPESPRYLMHKGRTLDAYKVWKRIRGISTPEAKEEFFVMKVSVLDEKQVVAEGAKNKRFPWMDFFTVPRARRALVYANIMILLGQLTGVNAIMYYMSILMQQIGFDDEKATYMSLVGGGSLLIGTIPACFYMEKFGRRFWANAMLPGFFVGLVIIGASYQIPTTTNTTGAVACYLIGLALYMGFFGCYACLTWVVPSEVYPTYLRSYGMTTSSGLLFLSSFIVTYNFSAMQEAMTRTGLTLGFYGGIAILGWFYQLIFMPETKDKTLEDIDLLFQKPTREIVAMNVKNVTQSCGNFFRGRWGSSAQPAREMEVDEKNDKDVLA, encoded by the exons aTGCACGGAGTCACACTCGCCCCGAAGATCTCGGGCAAACACAACCCAGACAGCCAAAATGAGGCTCACGTCGAGAACCTGGCCAACGCCCTTCCCGGCCTCAACGAGAAGGatgccaccgccgtcgcccaggccggcgccTGGGAGATTGATGCCTTCATCGAAGGCATGGagcgcgagctcgaggctgcCGGTGGTCTGAAGACGGGCTTCTTCCAGCTCGAGTTCAGCAAGACCAAGTACTTCACCTGGCTCATCGTGGCCTTTGCCTCCATGGGTGGTCTTCTCTCCGGTCTCGATCAGTCTCTCATCTCTGGCGCCAACCTTTTCTTGCCTGCCGATTTGGGTCTCACCGTCAAACAAAAC TCGCTCGTTAACTCGGCGATGCCCCTTGGCGCCGTTGGTGGTGCCATCATTCTCAGTCCTTGCAACGAGTACTTTGGCAGAAAGATGTCCATCATCATTTCCTGCATCCTCTACACCATCGGTGGTGCTCTCTGCGCCGGTGCCCAGAACTTTG GCATGATTGTCTCCGCGCGTGTCATCCTGGGCATGGGTGTCGGTCTTGAGGGCGGTACCGTCCCCGTCTATGTCGCCGAAACCGCCGAGCGCAGAATTCGTGGCAACGTCGTCTCTCTTTACCAGCTCAACATTGCCCTCGGCGAAGTCCTCGGctacgccgtcgccgccatcttcatccacGTCCCCGGCAACTGGCGCTGGATCCTCggctcctccctcctcttctccaccATCATGCTCATCGGCATGCTGTTCCTTCCCGAGTCCCCCCGTTACCTGATGCACAAGGGCCGCACTCTCGATGCCTACAAGGTGTGGAAGCGCATCCGCGGTATCTCCACCCCCGAGGCCAAAGAGGAGTTCTTCGTCATGAAGGTCTCCGTGCTGGACGAGAAGCAGGTCGTTGCCGAGGGCGCCAAGAACAAGCGCTTCCCCTGGATGGACTTCTTCACTGTCCCCCGCGCCCGTCGCGCCTTGGTCTACGCCAACATCATGATTCTCCTGGGTCAGCTCACGGGAGTCAACGCCATCATGTATTACATGTCCATCCTCATGCAGCAGatcggcttcgacgacgagaaggctACCTACATGTCGCTCGTGGGCGGAGGTTCTCTGCTCATCGGCACCATCCCCGCCTGCTTCTACATGGAGAAGTTCGGCCGCCGCTTCTGGGCGAACGCCATGCTTCCCGGTTTCTTCGTCGgtctcgtcatcatcggcgccagTTACCAGATCCCTACCACGACAAACACCACCGGTGCCGTGGCCTGCTACCTCATCGGTCTTGCCTTGTACATGGGATTCTTTGGCTGTTACGCCTGTCTCACTTGGGTCGTCCCCTCCGAGGTCTATCCGACCTACCTTCGATCCTACGGCATGACGACATCCTCTGGCCTGCTTTTCCTGTCTTCCTTCATTGTCACCTACAACTTCTCTGCTATGCAGGAGGCCATGACGCGGACGGGTCTGACGCTCGGCTTCTACGGCGGCATTGCCATCTTGGGATGGTTCTACCAG TTGATTTTCATGCCTGAAACCAAAGACAAGACCCTTGAGGACATTGATCTTCTCTTCCAGAAGCCGACCCGGGAGATCGTTGCGATGAACGTGAAGAACGTGACCCAAAGTTGCGGCAACTTCTTCAGGGGCCGATGGGGCAGCAGCGCTCAGCCCGCCCGCGAGATGGAGGTCGATGAGAAGAACGACAAGGACGTTCTCGCTTGA